A genomic window from Lotus japonicus ecotype B-129 chromosome 1, LjGifu_v1.2 includes:
- the LOC130733984 gene encoding zinc finger CCCH domain-containing protein 66-like — translation MENEYGKQEELHHKISALLEFSAADDLIGFKDAVEKEDHDVDEAGLWYGRRVGSNKLGYEERTPLMVAAMFGSLGVSIYILGTGRVDVNRASRSDGATALHCAVAGGSAASPEVVKLLLDASADVHAVDANGNRPLDLIASVNKSIFNPRKRLLQALLEGTGDADQAWLMFPEALDQIEEQQRQDVSPPRVSRDGAEKKDYPADLSLPDIKNGIYGTDEFRMYVFKVKPCSRAYSHDWTECPFVHPGENARRRDPRKYPYSCVPCPEFRKGSCSRGDACEYAHGIFECWLHPAQYRTRLCKEERTCTRRVCFFAHKLEELRPLYVSTGSAIPSPRSYSANNSALEMGSVSPIAFGSPSSMMPPVSTPPLSPSGASSPVAGGAMWQNVSVPALQLPKSRLNTAFAARDIDFDNEFLRLEINRRRQQLMMDEVSGLSSPSNWKNSMPSGQSFSVSLNDHTGELNRLSGVNPANFEDMYGSLDRSVLAQLHGLSLDVAGSQLQSPSGMHQMRPNVNQQPRSYSSSLSTSSVIGSPPFNPSGEAAAAMAFNPRSAAFSKRSQSFIERSAVNRHSELSSAAPPFSVWGSPDRKQDWGMHGEELNKLRKSSSFGFRSSSTPLAMAATTAAPADVNEPDVSWVQSLVKDGAPSESGRFSFESSEDLQKQLQFYINSGADVIPAWLEQLYMEQEQMVA, via the coding sequence ATGGAGAACGAGTATGGAAAACAGGAAGAGCTGCATCATAAGATCTCTGCTTTGCTTGAATTTTCAGCTGCAGATGATCTGATTGGCTTCAAGGATGCTGTTGAAAAGGAGGATCATGATGTTGATGAGGCGGGCTTGTGGTATGGAAGGAGGGTTGGCTCGAATAAATTGGGCTATGAAGAGAGGACTCCTCTCATGGTTGCTGCCATGTTTGGGAGCCTGGGTGTGTCAATTTATATTCTTGGAACAGGTCGTGTTGATGTTAACCGCGCTAGTCGGTCAGATGGCGCTACTGCTCTTCATTGTGCTGTTGCTGGGGGTTCTGCTGCTTCCCCTGAGGTTGTCAAGCTTTTGCTTGATGCATCTGCTGATGTTCATGCTGTTGATGCCAATGGTAACCGACCCCTCGACTTGATTGCCTCTGTGAATAAGTCTATCTTCAATCCGAGGAAGAGGTTGCTACAAGCCCTACTCGAGGGTACCGGTGATGCTGATCAGGCGTGGCTTATGTTTCCGGAGGCGCTTGACCAAATTGAGGAGCAGCAAAGACAAGATGTGAGCCCGCCTCGTGTTTCAAGAGATGGGGCTGAGAAGAAAGATTATCCTGCTGATCTCTCCCTTCCGGACATCAAGAATGGGATATATGGAACCGATGAGTTTAGGATGTATGTGTTCAAAGTGAAACCTTGTTCAAGGGCTTATTCTCATGATTGGACTGAGTGCCCCTTTGTTCACCCGGGGGAGAATGCAAGGCGGCGTGATCCAAGGAAATATCCTTATAGCTGCGTCCCTTGTCCTGAGTTTCGGAAAGGATCCTGCAGCAGAGGCGACGCCTGTGAGTATGCACATGGTATTTTTGAGTGCTGGCTTCACCCTGCCCAGTATCGGACGCGGCTCTGCAAGGAGGAGAGAACATGCACTAGGAGAGTGTGCTTCTTTGCTCACAAGCTGGAGGAGCTTCGCCCCTTGTATGTTTCAACTGGTTCTGCTATTCCTTCTCCCAGGTCATATTCTGCAAATAATTCTGCATTAGAAATGGGTTCAGTTAGCCCAATTGCATTTGGTTCTCCATCTTCCATGATGCCACCTGTGTCAACACCACCTTTATCTCCATCTGGAGCATCTTCTCCAGTTGCTGGAGGAGCCATGTGGCAGAATGTTTCAGTCCCTGCCCTGCAGCTTCCCAAAAGCAGGTTGAACACTGCATTTGCTGCTAGGGATATTGATTTCGATAATGAATTCCTTAGACTTGAAATTAATCGACGCAGGCAGCAGCTAATGATGGATGAGGTATCCGGGCTCTCCTCTCCTTCCAACTGGAAAAATTCCATGCCTAGCGGTCAATCTTTTTCTGTTTCTTTGAATGATCATACCGGGGAACTGAATAGGCTTTCAGGGGTCAACCCTGCTAACTTTGAAGACATGTACGGGTCTCTGGATCGATCGGTTTTGGCTCAACTCCATGGACTCTCACTTGATGTTGCAGGGTCTCAGTTACAATCTCCAAGTGGAATGCATCAGATGCGTCCGAATGTGAACCAGCAGCCGCGAAGCTATTCTTCCAGCCTTTCAACTTCAAGTGTGATTGGATCACCACCCTTCAACCCATCTGGGGAAGCAGCTGCTGCAATGGCCTTCAATCCAAGATCTGCTGCCTTTTCCAAGCGGAGCCAGAGCTTTATCGAGCGCAGCGCAGTGAACCGCcactctgagctttcttctgcTGCTCCTCCCTTTTCCGTTTGGGGCTCCCCTGATCGAAAACAAGATTGGGGAATGCATGGAGAAGAGTTGAACAAGCTGAGGAAGTCTTCTTCTTTCGGATTTCGAAGCAGCAGCACTCCTTTAGCCATGGCTGCTACAACCGCAGCGCCGGCAGATGTTAATGAACCAGATGTGTCTTGGGTCCAGTCACTTGTGAAGGATGGTGCGCCGTCGGAATCTGGTCGGTTCAGTTTTGAATCTTCTGAGGATCTGCAAAAGCAACTGCAGTTCTACATTAACAGTGGAGCAGATGTGATTCCAGCTTGGTTGGAGCAATTGTACATGGAGCAGGAGCAAATGGTGGCATGA
- the LOC130729097 gene encoding uncharacterized protein LOC130729097, whose translation MAAEETSAKMEARLRDEITAQVAAENERDRQLREEQEAQRDVAEEWLRTQVLRSITSWVDLAEIFTAKFFPYNRIRKLKQEINSFIQLDSENLYETWERFKRLLMKCSGHNISTADQVEKFYAALNDYTKTSLTQLQNWKGVYEVETLDAVLASNKKLAQKVDAMVKRLEGGQRSAKDVEFDEEVKAMRNYQNDPYSSTYNPDWRNHPNFSWRDQNNSGDAGGSKQFPNQRQYQLNQRPPPPHGKKSLEEIVADLALSNQSFMNETRSFMNETITNSKNYESSIKHLETQVGQIAKDSKFENCSAVTRRSDKTLNEIEELVEKKSDETEKVVEKEKEGTKSEEAIKNKKSKDSSLEKITCKLPFPKALEKKNMEKQFSKFLEIFKTFQINIPFSEALEQMPTYAKFMKDIVSGRKRLSEVNEKIMMTEECSAIVQRKLLQKLKGPVSFTIHVDIKGLPRAKALCDLGASINLIPLSMFKSLDMGEATPTLMSLLLADRSIKRPYGVAGDVLVRVEKIIFPVDFVILDIEEDSRVPLILGRPFLATSNAKIKVAKSLLSLKVGDENVKFSVFRTLKHPNYEDVFNCEVIDESVCEEFARISGKAPLEEKKDNCELSLTLIKLVGKHQYGGSATENLHNHMARFIHFSNTVRIKDEFIDAFMLRLFPHSLKYEAKVWFQSQPQGSIVTWEDLVGKFSAKFLPCSFKSLSKCDSNPS comes from the exons ATGGCCGCCGAAGAAACATCAGCTAAGATGGAAGCAAGGCTTCGTGATGAGATCACTGCTCAAGTTGCTGCCGAGAATGAAAGAGATAGGCAACTTCGAGAAGAGCAGGAGGCTCAAAG GgatgttgctgaagaatggttgAGAACACAAGTATTGAGGAGTATTACTTCTTGGGTTGATTTAGCTGAGATATTCACAGCTAAGTTCTTTCCTTACAACCGCATAAGGAAGTTGAAGCAAGAGATCAATTCCTTCATCCAGCTGGATTCTGAGAATCTATATGAGACATGGGAGAGGTTCAAAAGACTCTTGATGAAATGCTCAGGCCACAACATCTCCACTGCTGACCAAGTGGAGAAGTTCTATGCAGCTCTCAATGACTACACTAAGACAAGTTTGACACAGCTGCAA AACTGGAAGGGAGTTTATGAGGTTGAGACTCTTGATGCAGTTCTTGCATCCAACAAAAAGCTTGCACAGAAGGTGGATGCCATGGTAAAGAGACTCGAAGGTGGGCAAAGAAGTGCTAAGGATGTTGAATTTGATGAAGAGGTGAAGGCCATGAGGAATTATCAAAATGATCCCTACTCCAGCACTTATAATCCAGATTGGAGAAATCATCCTAACTTCTCTTGGAGGGACCAAAACAATTCAGGAGATGCTGGTGGTTCAAAGCAATTTCCAAATCAGAGGCAATACCAGCTGAATCAAAGGCCTCCACCACCTCATGGTAAGAAGAGCTTGGAGGAGATTGTGGCTGATTTGGCACTTAGCAATCAGAGTTTCATGAATGAGACTAGGAGTTTCATGAATGAAACCATAACCAACTCGAAGAATTATGAGTCCTCCATAAAACATTTGGAGACTCAAGTTGGCCAAATTGCCAAG GACTCCAAATTTGAAAATTGTTCTGCTGTCACTCGTAGGAGTGACAAAACTTTAAATGAAATTGAAGAGTTAGTTGAAAAGAAGAGTGATGAAACTGAGAAAGTggttgagaaagaaaaagagggaACGAAAAGTGAGGAAGCTATAAAAAACAAGAAGAGTAAGGATTCTTCTCTTGAGAAAATAACTTGCAAGTTACCATTTCCTAAGgctttagaaaagaaaaatatggaaaaacaattttcaaagtTCTTAGAAATTTTTAAAACGTTTCAAATCAATATTCCATTTTCTGAAGCCTTAGAGCAAATGCCTACCTATGcgaagttcatgaaggacattGTATCTGGGAGGAAGAGATTGAGTGAGGTGAATGAAAAAATTATGATGACAGAGGAGTGTAGTGCAATTGTCCAGAGAAAACTCCTCCAAAAGTTGAAAGGCCCTGTGAGTTTTACTATTCATGTTGACATTAAAGGTTTGCCTAGGGCTAAGGCCTTATGTGATTTAGGGGCTAGCATCAATCTAATTCCGCTCTCCATGTTTAAAAGCTTAGATATGGGTGAGGCCACCCCTACCTTGATGTCTTTGCTGTTGGCGGACAGGTCCATTAAGCGCCCGTATGGGGTCGCTGGAGATGTTTTGGTAAgggtggaaaaaattatttttccagTTGATTTTGTGATTCTGGACATTGAAGAGGACTCTAGAGTTCCTCTAATTTTGGGGAGACCTTTCTTGGCAACCAGTAATGCAAAAATCAAAGTTGCCAAGAGTCTTTTGTCCTTGAAAGTTGGTGATGAAAATGTAAAGTTTTCTGTTTTTAGAACATTGAAGCATCCTAACTATGAGGATGTGTTTAACTGTGAAGTGATTGATGaatctgtttgtgaagaatttGCTAGGATTTCAGGAAAGGCGCCcttagaagaaaaaaaggacAATTGTGAGCTGAGTCTAACTCTCATAAAGCTTGTAGGCAAGCACCAATATGGAGGTTCAGCCACAGAGAATCTCCATAATCATATGGCGCGATTCATTCATTTCAGTAACACGGTAAGGATAAAGGATGAGTTCATTGATGCCTTCATGTTGAGGTTGTTCCCACACTCCTTGAAGTATGAGGCTAAGGTTTGGTTTCAATCTCAACCTCAAGGTAGTATTGttacttgggaagaccttgtGGGAAAGTTTAGTGCAAAATTCCTACCTTGCTCATTCAAAAGTTTGAGCAAGTGTGATTCTAATCCTTCTTAG